From the genome of Vespa velutina chromosome 25, iVesVel2.1, whole genome shotgun sequence:
ttgaaaaattattacaaggATGCCCTGACATAAACTGCATTTACATTTTGATTcgtaggaaaaaagataaaagtgtccctaaaagaatggaaaaaattgtcgaaaatTCGGTGAGTCCTTCATTtacaatcgattattatttttatcttgtgataagattttcattcaattctaTGATTCTATGTCTTCACTGaatagtatttaatatttaatacgtttaatagatatttttaagaagaagaaaattgatgaagaattttcaaaaatctcCTTCTTTCTAGTAAACTGTATTAGAAATTGGCAGCAGTAAAGCCTAATAGAAAGTAGGATCCTCAATTGTTTGTTTTTGGTATCTTTTCTAATGTTaacgttaaaattaatatttagacAGAAAATATTCTCTACTTAGTTACATAATGACTTTGATGGAAGTCATGTAGAAAATTACAGTGAAATTCGTTTccaaatttatgaaaaacaataaaaaagaatggttTAGAAAAAGGTTTCCAAAGTCGAACACAGTACTTCTCGAACATTAATACATTCACGATCAAACGTATAAAGCGTTATGAACAGCTGGATACCAAATTTAATTTCCAAATATCTATAGCTGAATACCGCAatgatttgttatttaaatatgtatccATATTGGTAATGTAGCTTCTTGATATCATATTTCCAATTAATTTTTGCTTAAAATTTAAACGGGTAgttaaatattcgataaaatattacaggAAATATAATGCTTAGAAAGAGTTACTTATAttgatgaaatttatatttagcaaacgaatatattaaattgtcTAAGGCAAAActaaataacatatttacaGATTTGTTTCAGCTAATAGCTTTACGTTGTATCAAATAATAACTAGAAATTGTGCacgttttataaagaaattaaatcaatttaaacgaaattgaacaaaaaattttccaataaatagtatatattttaataataatgttctttcgataaaatggaattcgataaaatattgaattttacatttataatttctttttcaaaatctgAAAATAAAAGTTGTAACActatattttcactttttgcTCATAATCAAGACATAAGATTACGTTAGCGGATTCGAAGTGTTAAAACtgtctaataaaaaataataaaataataaaaagactAAATTAGGGAAagatcagttttttttttcgaagaaatgtCGAAAAATGTGAAGCAATGCTAATCCCATGTCTGAACTTAGAATgtcgaataagaaagaatcaaaaataACACTTGTGTTATTTTTAGGTCTGTAAAAGCATTTTTGTAAAGTTGACTCTACCAATCTTTTTAGTAATCTGagcattattaaaatcatattcagagaaagaatatttatctataatttgtctatatgtatttagaatatttatgtatatttgtctataatttgtaattatattatctataattttgtAGAATCAAACTGCAATGATAAGAACTATTAGAAACTATTAGCGTATTACTGAAATTAATCAGCCTTGAACAAGAATGTATACGGCAcgccatttttttattttagtctaataaaacattttttctataaaaaatgataagacaAATATATCTTGGCAGCTTATCCGTAATCAAAGAGatcatatcgattataacaacTAGTactatttgtaaaaaatacgtgtagatataataaattggtCGATATTTTGTATTCAACATTTTTCTGAGTTCCTTAACAGTGGTTGGATGATTGAATTCTGTAAAAGTGATTGGATTATCCATAAATgtgtaattataaatagaaatttcttcGATAGATCTGAAAGATTACAATACGcggtaatttaatttatttctaaacgtCATTTGGTTTCATCGAAAATGTTCCGATTAAACTTGATTAATTGATCCTACCTTTGATTATTCGTTATGTCACAGGCACAAAAATTAGCGCAGTAGTCGTCAAATCTCCGAGTACTAAGATTATATTTAGCGATTCATCGCAAATATGAGTTCGTCTTAAAGATAATTGTAAACATCGACATGTTTCGACAATGATTCTCTCTCGAGAGAATGAGTGTCCTATCTTATAGCATTAAAAATCGAGGCATCGCTTACCAAATTTTTTTATGCTGTCAAActactttctattatttttacattacaaATAATGTGAAAAACATGAATCGAGAACAATGACGATaggatcgatgaaaaaaaagaaagttggaTCCAAGAAATCTGCTTAATAAGTAACTCAGATTTTTGAAGATTGTATACGTGTTCAGTTAATCGTTTCGCTCGACAAATGCCAACTACGATTGTGTGGAAATATAATGGGAGAAAACAATCGTGAAATCAAGACTCGGTGATAGACTTACTGCGGTGTAAGATATCATCGAGCAATTTCTCATCCATAGATTCCATCAAATCGATGAATTTGTCAGCATCCATCGAtggattataaaatttctcctCGATCTGATTTTGAAGACAATTGGCATAAGCCGTTGATACATGGACGAAACTCTATAATACAAAAGATAACGAACATTTATTAGAGTCAATCATTCAATTAAAGATccacataattaataatatgtgcAGAGTGTCTCAATAACCATGTTCCGAATCGATACCCTTACTAATTTTAATGATGCGAAGAAATAACGGAGAACCTAATTCATTGATTCAAAGGAGCATACATTAATCAATGGTTTTTCAGAATCATTTTTTTGAGTTTTCGATGTCACAGAGAATTTGTTAAATAGGGATAcatactttcatttttattcgaattgtAACAGATAAGGTCAGGATGAATCGAACGAACTATAATACTGTGAACTTGACACGATTttgagtaaaaagaaaatgatagaagTGATTCAATTGATGTTAATAATGGAATAACtatgatgaaaatattaatcaggAAAGATTTCTTTGAACAAGTACTCGAAATGATATCCatcaaaaacaaatttctcttAACATTTGATTGACACAGTAAGTCCGACCATGCCTATCATGTTGATTTACATTTGATATTATCCAGGCGTGCAGGTAACTGTCTTCTAATTGtccaaattttatatttttttgtgcaACGACTCGACAAGGTCACAGTATTATAGATTGTTGGACACCCCTTGTTCTCAGCTATCACGCTGCGACGATGACAATtactttagaaatatatactcACCATGAATTTGTGCTCACAATTTTAttgctttaattaattattctttttataattttttttccttttttttttttgaagaaattacCTTCTGCTGAACTAGCgtatacttataaataatccttatcgatttattaatttcgtatAAAACGTTCAAAAGGTATATTTCTCAACGTGAAGCATTTTTGTCGATTGTCTATATACATGCCcatatatatgagtatataACATTTGTGAATTCTTTGTCAAGCAAGCggttttattattcgtatttgaattttacaaacaataaagtataaaagagATTTGTTCAATAATTTCATCGCGAAACTTCAATTTCCTCGCTTGGAAAAATTTCGGTGACTTAGAGAAGGAATTAAGTCACACAATAATGGGTTTCTTTGAACCAAACAATTGATTTCTTCCgcttatcataaaaaataatcgacatAGAGATTGATGATAGAGTTATTAGCACTCATACAAAGAATAGAATGCGTACCTTTAGTTTCGACATTTCCTTagataagtatattatatccTTCAGACTTTGAACATTAATAGCTGCCGCCAATTTGATTTTCTCGTTGAATCGCACAGTAGCAGCAACGTGAAAAACAATAGAGACTTCTCGTATGAGTTTTGCTCTATCGGTTATCGAAATACCGAGATTCGGCAAACTACAGTCACCTTCGATCGCTACTAAGCGATTTTGGAATCCTGGCTGCTGCTTCCTCAGCGTGTTAAATAACTGAAAAGTGTGCATTGATAGgttcataaatatttcctttcccACATACGCACCTACGTATCATTAATAGAGGAATGACTAGAAAGT
Proteins encoded in this window:
- the LOC124957305 gene encoding fatty acyl-CoA reductase 1-like, giving the protein MGKMLIEKLLRGCPDINCIYILISRKKDKSVPKRMEKIVENSLFNTLRKQQPGFQNRLVAIEGDCSLPNLGISITDRAKLIREVSIVFHVAATVRFNEKIKLAAAINVQSLKDIIYLSKEMSKLKSFVHVSTAYANCLQNQIEEKFYNPSMDADKFIDLMESMDEKLLDDILHRSKSITES